The Streptomyces rimosus genomic interval CTAGGGGTGTCCGCGGCGGCAGGTGCCGCGGAAACTCAAGGGGGGCTCGTCACCGGTCCCCCTCCTGGGGGCCCGGGGTACGGGCTTCCGGGAGCCCCAGCGTGGTGTCGGCGACGAAGTCCACCGCCTCCTCCGGCGGCGAGTAAGGGGGCATGAAGGCCGCCGCCCGTACGTCGCGGTAGGCGCGGGCCAGGGGGTGGCGTGCCTGGTAACTCGCGCCGCCCGTCAGGCGCATGGCGAGGTCGACGACCGTCGTGGCGGCGCGCTCGACGGTCATGCTGACGAGCTGGCACTCCTTCATCATCGCCCGGCTCATGTCATCGGTGACCACCTGCGGCTTGTTGCGCAGCAGCAGCGAGTCGAAGTCCTGCAGCGCCGCGGAGAGTGTGCCGCGGGCCGCGGTCAGGGCGGCTTCCATCTCGGTGACGGCGGCCTTCACGGCCGATCCCGACCGCTTGCGGCTGGACGACGGCCTGGTCAGGGCCTCCAGCGCGTGATCGCGGGCGGCCTCGGCGATCCCGAGGCCGACGCCGTTGAGCCCCATGCCGCTGACCGCGCGGCCCTCCAGCATCCCGGCGTCCCGCTTGCCCCACGGCCCGCGTACCATCAGCGCGTTGTCGGGCACCACGCACTCGCTGAACAGGACGCTGCCGCTGCCGGAGCCGCGCAGTCCCAGCCCCTGCCAGTCGTCCTCGACCCGCACGCCCGGTGTATCGGCGGGGATCATGGCGCTGGCCAGGTGGTTCCCTTCGCCGCGTACCGCCTTGAGCCGGCAGTAGAAGTGGGTCGCGGCAGGGGAGACGGAGGCCAGGATCTTGTGGCCGTTGACCACCCAGCCGTTGTACGAGGCGGTCGCCGTGGTGGCCAGATTCCAGTAGTCGGCGCCGCGTTCGGCCACCGCCGAGCACAGCAGCATCCGGCGGCGGCCGATGGCTTCCAGCCACTCCGCCCGCGGCAGGTAGCCCGGCTCGCCGTCCGCCTCGAACCGTACGACGCGGGCGAAGTACCACGCCAGGGCGATGTGCATGTAGTAGGCGACCGCGACCGAGGCGTCGGCCCGGGCGATCCGGGACGTGATCACCGTCAGGTCGTGCAGCCGCTCGACGCCGAAACCGCCCAGGTCGGTGGGGACGCTCGCGGCGAACACCCCGGCGTCGACCAGCGCGTCCACGCTGTCCCGGGCGAAGCGGCCGTCCTGGTCGGTGGCCTCCGCCTGCTCGGTGAGGAAGTCCTGGAGTTTCGCGACCGCCGAGACCGCCTGCTCGCCACTCGCCGTGGCCGGCTGCAACTCGGAGTTCAGTGACAAGGAAATTGACATTATCGCGTCCTCGGCGTTTGGCGGGCACCGGCGTCTTTTGGTCATCGTGCGTGGCGGGCACAGAGCTGGTAAGCGTGCCGACCGGGGTATTCCGGGAGATCAGATGAGGGCATTGCCCGGGATGTAAATTCCCGGTTACTGTGATCCCGGCCGGCGGAACGGTGAATTCTGTTTCTGGTGCCGATGTTCAGTTTCATGCACCACCGTTCGGGAGAAGGGTATGCATTGTGTGGACTGTGACGCTTCGGTTCTCCGGGTGGATTCTCGGGGACTTGGCTCGTCCGGCCGCGGCCGGACACTGCGAACTCACCGAGGGCGAAGGCGCGGTCATCCGGTACGACGAGGGGGCGGATTCCCTGGTCTTCGCCCCGGACACCGGCCCGCATCCGCATGGACTCGCCGTCGTCACGGCCCGGGACGGACACTGGTGCCTGACGAACCTGCACGCCGAGGACACCTACTTCGTCGAGAACATGGAGAGCGGTGGGGAGTTCGTCAAGGTGGTGCCGCGCCGCCGGGACATACCCATTCCCTTCGAACTGGCCCGGATCGTTCTGCCGGTGCCGAAGGGAGCCGGGAAGGTCGACGTATTCGGTCCCGAACCGCATTACCTGGCTCCCTCCTCGCTGTCCGAAAGCGCCGCCAACTGGCCCCGGCTCGACGAAAGCTGTGTGTATTTCCGGGTCCTGGTCGCCCTGTGCGAACCCCAGTTGCGGGGTTCCCCGCCCGGCGCGGTGCCGACGATCGCCGAGGTGGTCGAACGGCTCAGGGGCTGCCGGCCCGTGTACCGGATCAGCCGGGCCGCGGTCAATCACCACATCGACTACCTGGCCACGCACAAGCTGCGGGTGGGCGAATGGGCCGGGGCCGCCGACGGGAAGCGCAGCTACTGGAAGCGCGAAGCGATCGTGGCGATGGCCCTGCGCTCCGGCCTGGTCGGGGAAGAGCACCTGAAGATGCTCCCCAACCAGCGCGTCACAGGGCGGCAAGCGCCTGACCCGTTACGCGCACCAGTTCCGCCACGCCGCTCTCGTCGATGACCAGCGGCGGTATGGCCATCACGGCGGTGCCCTGCCGGCGCAGGAGCACACCGTGCGCCCTGGCCCCGGCGACCAGGTCCGCCGCCGCCTCGGGACGGGCACACTCGACCGTCGCCACCAGGCCCAGCCCCCGCACGTCGCTGACCTCCGGGTGGTCCAGCAGCGGGCGCAGGCCCGCCAGCAGCTGTTCGCCCAGTACCGCGGACGCTTCGACCAGCTTGCGTTCCTCGATGACGTCGAGCACGGCGCAGGCCACCGCACACGCCACCGCGTGTCCTCCCGTGGTGTGCCCGTACCGCAGGCCGCCGATCAGCGGATCGGCCGCGAAGGAGGAGTAGACCGCCTCCGTGGTCGTCAGCGCGGCGAACGGTACGTACCCGCCGCTCAGACCCTTGCTCATGGTGACCAGGTCCGGTGCGACGCCGTCGTGTTCGAAGCCGAACATCCGCCCGGTACGGCCGAATCCGCAGAACACCTCGTCCACGATCAGCAGGGCCCCGGTCCGGTCGCACAGGTCGCGCAGCGCCCGCAGGAGCCCGTCCGGCAGGATCACTCCTCCGCCGACGTTGAGGAGCGCCTCCACGAACACCGCCGCGGGCGGCGTGCCGTCGAGTACGGCGCGTTCGAACTCCTCGACCAGTACGGGCAGCGCCTCGGGCCTGCGCAGTTCCCTCGGCGGGAGCGAGGGCCGTACCCGGGTGACCGGGAAGGGCTCGCCGCCGTACACGGCGTTGGTCGGCAGCCCGGACAGGTGCTGGGCGACATAGGTCGTGCCGTGGTAGCCGGCGGCGAAGGTGACGATCCGGTTCCTGGGCTCGCCCTTGTTGGTCCAGTAGTTGTGCGCGATGCGCACCGCGGCCTCGGTCGCCTCCGAGCCGCTGTTGACGAACAGCGTACGGTCGAGCCCCTGCGGCAGCAGCGCGCCGATCCGCTCGGCGGCCCGTCCGACGGGCAGATGCGTGCCCACGCTCAGGTCGAAGTGCGGCAGCAGGGACATCTGCCGTTCGGCCGCCGCGATCAGCGCGGGGTGCGCGTGCCCGCAACTGGCGTTCATCGCCGACGCCATGGCGTCCAGGTACTCGCGTCCTGCCGCGTCCCGTACGCGGTATCCCTGGCCGGACACCAGGACCGGACGGTCCTGGTCCGCACCGCCCACGGGGGACCACGGATGCCATACGTAGCGCCTGTCACGCTCACGGGCGCGGCCCTCGTCCATGTCGGCGGCCACGCCGGAGATCTCACCGTTGGTAAGCGACATGCCAACGATCATGCAGCTCCGCCGGGCCGCACACACCCGTACACCTGTCAGGGTGTCAATCCGCCGGTGGTCGGTGATCATGGCTGCGACGGCCGGCAGCGGCCCGTGGAACGGAGCGAGAGGAACGCCGACGGTGGTCTTGCACATGCTCAATCCGCAGGCGGCCCTGCCGCGCCGGCCGGACCGGGTGCTGGTCGCGGGCGGCAGCGGCGCGGGCAAGACGACGGTCGCCGACAAATGCGCCGGCCTGCTGGCGCTGCCCCGTATCGAACTGGACGAGCTGTACTACGAGTCCGGCTGGCAGGTGCGTCCCGAGTTCCCCCAAGAGGTCGCCCGGGCGGCCGGACAGCCCCGCTGGGTCACGGAGTGGCACTACCCGGAGGTGGCCACCGTGCTCGCGCGCCGGGCGGATCTGCTCATCTGGCTCGACTACCCGGTACGTACCACGATGACCAGCCTCGTGCTGCGGACCCTGCTGCGGTCGCTGCACAAGGAAGTGCTGTGGAGCGGAAACCAGGAACCGCCGCTGCGGTCGGTGTTCACCGACCCGGAGAACATCCTCCGCTACGGCTGGGCCACCCGGCACTCGGCATCCGACCAGGTGCGGGCGCTGGCCCGCGACGCCCCGGACATCGAACTGGACGTACTGCGCTTCACCCGGCCCGCCGACCTGTCGGGCTGGCTGCTGCGACTGGCCGGGACCTGGCCGGCACCGGCTTCGTCCGGACCGCACACTACGGAGAGGAGTACCGGTGCGTCAGGGCTTCGATGACATCGTCGTCGGCGCGGGCCCGGCGGGAGTGGTGCTCGCGGCCCGTCTCTCGCAGGACCCGGACCGCCGGGTCCTGCTGATCGAGGCGGGCCCCGACTACCCGGACCCCGCCCGCCTGCCTGAAGACCTCCGCAACGGGTGCACCCCGTCGATGGTGGACCACGACTGGTCACTGACGGCCGAACGCCCGGACGGCGCCCGGCTGCCGCTGCCGCGGGGCCGGGTGGTCGGCGGCTCCTCGGCGGTGAACAGCTGTATCGCGCTGCGCCCCGAACCGGAGGACTTCGCCCGGTGGACGGAGCTGACGGGCGGCACCGACTGGTCATGGCCGGACGTCCTGCCGTACTTCACCGGGCTGGAAAGCGACGCGGACTTCTCGGGCCCCCACCACGGCTCCGGCGGACCGCTGCCGCTGCGCCGGCCCGCACGCTCCGAGTTCTCCCCGCTGTCGGCCGCCCTGGTGGAGGCCGCGACCGCCGTCGGCCATCCGTACGTCGCCGACCACAACGCGCCCGGGTCCGCCGGTGTCGGGCCGCTGCCGCTGAACCTCGCCGACGGCGGACGCCGCGTCTCCGCCGTGGCCGCCTATCTCGATCCCGCGCGCGGCCGGCCCAACCTGACGATCGCGGCCGACACCCTGGTCGACCGGGTGCTGTTCGAAGGAAACACCGCGACCGGTGTCGTGACGGTCTCCGCGGGCCGCACCACGCGGGTGTACGGAGACCGGGTCACCCTGTGCGCCGGCGCCTACGCGACCCCCGCGCTGCTGC includes:
- a CDS encoding acyl-CoA dehydrogenase family protein; translation: MSISLSLNSELQPATASGEQAVSAVAKLQDFLTEQAEATDQDGRFARDSVDALVDAGVFAASVPTDLGGFGVERLHDLTVITSRIARADASVAVAYYMHIALAWYFARVVRFEADGEPGYLPRAEWLEAIGRRRMLLCSAVAERGADYWNLATTATASYNGWVVNGHKILASVSPAATHFYCRLKAVRGEGNHLASAMIPADTPGVRVEDDWQGLGLRGSGSGSVLFSECVVPDNALMVRGPWGKRDAGMLEGRAVSGMGLNGVGLGIAEAARDHALEALTRPSSSRKRSGSAVKAAVTEMEAALTAARGTLSAALQDFDSLLLRNKPQVVTDDMSRAMMKECQLVSMTVERAATTVVDLAMRLTGGASYQARHPLARAYRDVRAAAFMPPYSPPEEAVDFVADTTLGLPEARTPGPQEGDR
- a CDS encoding aminotransferase family protein, with the protein product MSLTNGEISGVAADMDEGRARERDRRYVWHPWSPVGGADQDRPVLVSGQGYRVRDAAGREYLDAMASAMNASCGHAHPALIAAAERQMSLLPHFDLSVGTHLPVGRAAERIGALLPQGLDRTLFVNSGSEATEAAVRIAHNYWTNKGEPRNRIVTFAAGYHGTTYVAQHLSGLPTNAVYGGEPFPVTRVRPSLPPRELRRPEALPVLVEEFERAVLDGTPPAAVFVEALLNVGGGVILPDGLLRALRDLCDRTGALLIVDEVFCGFGRTGRMFGFEHDGVAPDLVTMSKGLSGGYVPFAALTTTEAVYSSFAADPLIGGLRYGHTTGGHAVACAVACAVLDVIEERKLVEASAVLGEQLLAGLRPLLDHPEVSDVRGLGLVATVECARPEAAADLVAGARAHGVLLRRQGTAVMAIPPLVIDESGVAELVRVTGQALAAL
- a CDS encoding P-loop NTPase family protein — its product is MLNPQAALPRRPDRVLVAGGSGAGKTTVADKCAGLLALPRIELDELYYESGWQVRPEFPQEVARAAGQPRWVTEWHYPEVATVLARRADLLIWLDYPVRTTMTSLVLRTLLRSLHKEVLWSGNQEPPLRSVFTDPENILRYGWATRHSASDQVRALARDAPDIELDVLRFTRPADLSGWLLRLAGTWPAPASSGPHTTERSTGASGLR